A single region of the candidate division KSB1 bacterium genome encodes:
- a CDS encoding cupin domain-containing protein gives MKVTEQGSPQWPCDLAGLVEYQPEAIVSRAVVQAAGGSVTLFAFDKGQRLSEHTAPFDALVQVLEGAATIIIEGKAFRTAAGQAILMPAGRPHAVEADERCKMVLTMIHA, from the coding sequence ATGAAGGTGACTGAGCAGGGATCCCCACAGTGGCCATGTGACCTTGCCGGGCTGGTGGAATACCAGCCTGAGGCCATCGTTAGCAGGGCGGTCGTGCAGGCAGCAGGAGGATCGGTCACGCTATTTGCTTTCGACAAGGGGCAACGCCTCAGCGAACACACCGCCCCCTTCGACGCACTCGTCCAGGTGCTCGAGGGTGCGGCGACCATTATCATTGAAGGCAAGGCGTTTCGCACAGCGGCTGGACAGGCCATCCTCATGCCGGCTGGGCGGCCCCATGCGGTCGAAGCGGACGAACGCTGCAAGATGGTGCTGACGATGATTCACGCCTAA
- a CDS encoding 4Fe-4S binding protein has protein sequence MKRRIISIDEEKCTGCGLCIPNCPEGALQIIDGKARLVSDLFCDGLGACIGHCPEGAITVIERESGAYDERAVMATIVAQGANTVRAHLEHLAAHGQEECLNIALEYLRLHHIPVPEGMSSGPAREGSCPGSRALSFAPQPSADEKSPAPFSYLQQWPVQLHLIAPRAPHFRGSDLLLVADCVAYAVGDFHRSYLRGHTIAIACPKLDEGQEIYVEKVRVLIDEAQVKSLTVMVMQVPCCGGLVRLAQRAAAEAQRKIGIKYIVVGLRGEVLHEDWLVPGAARVAG, from the coding sequence ATGAAGCGTAGGATTATCAGCATTGACGAGGAAAAGTGTACGGGGTGTGGCCTTTGCATCCCCAACTGCCCGGAAGGCGCGCTGCAGATCATCGATGGCAAGGCGCGCTTGGTGAGTGACCTCTTTTGTGACGGGTTGGGCGCCTGCATTGGGCACTGTCCGGAAGGTGCAATCACAGTGATTGAACGAGAATCAGGCGCCTACGACGAGCGCGCGGTCATGGCCACCATCGTGGCTCAGGGCGCAAACACTGTGAGAGCTCACCTGGAGCACCTCGCGGCGCATGGTCAGGAGGAATGCCTGAATATCGCGCTGGAGTACCTGCGTCTCCACCACATCCCGGTGCCGGAGGGTATGTCCTCTGGTCCAGCGCGCGAGGGCAGTTGTCCAGGCTCACGCGCCCTGAGCTTCGCGCCACAACCCTCGGCGGATGAGAAGTCACCAGCACCCTTTTCCTACCTGCAGCAGTGGCCGGTGCAGCTCCACCTCATTGCGCCGCGCGCACCCCACTTTCGTGGCTCTGACCTGCTGCTTGTGGCTGACTGCGTGGCTTATGCCGTGGGTGACTTTCACCGCAGCTATCTCCGTGGTCACACTATCGCCATCGCCTGTCCCAAGCTGGATGAGGGACAAGAAATCTATGTGGAAAAGGTCCGTGTGCTTATTGACGAGGCACAGGTAAAGTCCCTGACGGTGATGGTAATGCAAGTGCCGTGTTGTGGCGGCCTGGTGCGCCTTGCCCAGCGCGCTGCCGCGGAGGCCCAGCGGAAGATCGGTATCAAGTATATCGTAGTCGGTTTGCGAGGAGAGGTTTTGCATGAGGACTGGCTGGTGCCAGGCGCAGCACGCGTGGCTGGATGA